Part of the Trichoderma asperellum chromosome 1, complete sequence genome is shown below.
AACTATTTCTTGTCACTGTTTCTGGGAACAAGACCAGAGTGACATTTCCAAGTTGAGAAGTCTCATAGCGGAGCTTAAGGGCGTAGATCCACAGATTTTTAACCTCCCTGATGGCAACTACATTACATTTGTCAGACAGGAATCAGCAACTCTTGAGAACTGCAAAAACACGGGTTTACACAGCGACCACCGAGGGCTTGTCAAGATTGATAGCTGCAAGGAAGGCGGAGCATGGACGCAAATCAATGAGCATTTGAGAGAAATAGTGGACGGCGCCCAATCGGCTGTCAAGAGTCGTCTCAACGCCGTCAGAGGTATCGATCTCTCAAAGCTGAGTGCCGCATTGAACGCTTTGGAAGGCGGCCAAgttgagagaaaagaagaggcctTGTTGAAATCATTCGCGCCCTCGTCTTGGTTGTCCTCAGAGGATGAATACAAAAGTTGGCTTCAAGGCGAAAAACCAGTTGACTGTCTCTTTGTACAGGGCAGGGAGGGCCGTGGAAAGACAAGCGCTACCTTGGCTGCTCTCGAGGGCATCCGAAAGGAACAAGATGCGAAAAGAAATTTTGATGGAGAGTATATGCTCGCATACTTTTTCTGCGACGTTGAATCCAATCATTCCACCGCAGAAGATGTCCTCAAATCGCTGGTTAGACAACTGCTGATCCAGAAAGAAACGCTGGCGCCGCACACTGAAAAGTTTGCTAAACAACAGAAGAAGGAcgacaaaaagaagcagattgGAGCAAAAGTTTCGGTTGAAAATTTGTGGCAGTCGCTTCAAGGCATGCTGTCAGATGAGTTAATCGGTAACAGGGTTTACCTTGTTCTCAATAACTTGCACGTTCTACCAGCCGAGTCTGAGTCCACCAAGAAGCTAAAAGATTGCATCAATGTCGAATTGAGTACTGATCAACCGCAGCGACACGCCAAGATTCGATGGTTTATTACAAGCCGAAATTTACATGGCATCCCAAATGCTTCAGACAACGCCGACTGCGTTCAAATCATTGACCTTGAAGACTCTAAACATAAGAGCAAAGTGCAGAATGAGCTAGAGAAACACGCCAAGAAGATGGTATCAGCgcttggagagaagaagaattacAACAAAGCATTGTCATATTTTGCGAGTAGTCTTATCGGAAGACGTGCTCAGAATACCCAGTGGATCGACATTTTGTGTATACAACTAGAAGAGCTATCAACGAACAGCGACCTCACCGTTCGTGACATTCTTGAGAGCACGCCTCAGGATCTTAAGTCTCTTCTCAATCAAGCTTGGCAGCAGATCTTTCAGCTGAACAAGGAGAAGGCTGGAGAAATTAGAGAGCTTCTTCGCACCATGGTCTTGACTTATGAAGACCCAACAGAGATGGAGCTCGGAGTGCTTGCTGGGTTTTCTTCTACAGTTGAAGAAAGAGTACAGCTACATAAGCTAATTGAGCAGTGCAAGCCGCTATTGTCCATACATCTCGATGACGAAACCAACCCAAAAATTAGCTTTATCAATCTCGTTGTCAAAACTCATCTTCTTGATAATGCAAAGACCTTGCTTGGATTGTCTGAAGAAGGAATAAAATGGCAGCAGGGTGTATTGGCTCACCGCTGCTTATCTCATCTCAAAGCCCTCTTCAATTATCCCGAGCAAGAGCAAACGCCTGACCCTCCAGCCGTTGAGGCAGATGAGAGTCCAGAAGAGGAACAAAGTCCAGAAGAGGAACAGAATACTATTAGCCCAGAGCAGAAAGAAGTACTCGAAAAAATAACACAAGACAAAGCCTCAGCTTACGCAGTGAAGCATTGGCTCCACCACGCTAGCAAAGCAACGCTTGATATCGCAGAAGAGCTCAGCTTTGACGAGGAGTTTTGGAAACCTAGTTCACTCGTTAGAAGACGCTGGTTGGCGGGATATTGTTGCCTTACCGATGTGTTGAGAGGCTTCCAGTATGAACATTTCAACACCTTGCATGTAGCAGCCTCCATTGGCTTCAGCCGACTTGTCGGGACTCTAATCCGCAACGGCTATAAAGACGAAATTACAAAGAGAGACGAAATGTTCAATACCCCTGTAAGTACCACGCCACACTGAACCCTTCAGCTTGAAAATGTCGCTAACCACGATTACTAGTTACATTTGGCCGCCTACTACGGCCGATTAAACACTGTCGAAGAACTACTAACTAGCGGTGCGCCTGTCGATGATTGTGCTGATCTTGGCCATGCCACTCCTCTttccatggcggcggctggagGACAAGTCAGTGTTATGCAAAAGTTACTTGATCGCGGCGCCAACCCAAATGCCGCGGATCGGGATATTGGCCCGGTCATAAATGCTGCTATTACGTCTGGTAATGTTTCGGCCGTCAAATTACTTGTAGAATACGATAAGGAGAAAGTCTCATTTGCCAaatatgaagatgatggcgaaCGGAAAGATGGTGATGagaatggcgatggagaCGACGAAATGCCAAGTCCGCTGGGACTTGCTGCAGTGTTGGCGGACGATGAAATGTTCAACTTCTTGATGGACCGATTTCAAGGAAAGATCCCTTTCATGGATTACCTGGAGGCTTTGGCTTCAGCAGCTGCCGCTGGACGAGATGTGATCTTCAAATCTCTGTTGGACAATGCACCCGAAAGCGATCAACTTGAGGGAGTATATCAAACGATTTTCGACATCGTTGACGACTATCCAAACTGGGATATTTTCAGACTTTTGCTAGAGAAGTGCAAAGGGATGGATATCAATGTCGGAAAGTTGttctttgcagcagcaactagCAACCAGAAGCAAGATGAGATGGTTGAGCGTGCTTGGGCATTTTCGGGCGAGTCTATCAGCCAGGAGATTCTTGACAACGCCCTCTACCAAGCAACCGATGGCGAAAAGGAAACAACTGTCAAACTCTTGCTGGGATACGGAGCAAACCCAAACGCACCTGGTGAAAAGTACGGCAATGCTCTGACTGCTTCCGCGTTTGACGGCACTATAAATATCATCAGACTTCTTCTACAAGCCAATGCAGATCCCAACAGTCCAGATGGCTGGGCCCTTCAAATCGCTGCTGGCCAGGGACACAAAGAGATTGTTGAAGAGCTTCTACAGCATGGAGCAAATGTGAACGCATTAACAGAGAATCAGAATTTCCCTCAAGGCAGTGCTATGCAAGCTGCGTGTGAGTCGGGCAGGCTGGAGATTGTGCAGCTACTACTAGAACATGGAGCCAATCCAAACAGCGGTTCGGGTATTGACTCTCCTCccatcattgctgctgcgagaCGCGGGGAAGCGGAAATTCTAGACGTGCTCGTCAAAGCCGGTGCAGATCTGAACATCTTCGGTGGTCCTGACAAGTCAACGCCGCTGATTAACGCCGCGGCTTTCCTTCCAACGACCTCATTGCGGACTCTTCTAGATGCTGGCGCCGATATTAATCTCGCCGACGAAGATGGAGATACTGCTCTAATAATCTCTGCGTTTCGCGGCGACGTGGAAGCTGTTGAATTTTTGCTGGAGAATGACGCCGACATTATGCACTTTAACAATGAGAATATCAATGCACTAATCGCGGCGTATCAGAACCAGCAATCCGAATGCTTGGAGAAGCTTATTGTAGCGTGCTCAGCCGTGCTCCTGTGTTTTAAGAATCTAATGGTTGAACACAAGGTGGATCTTTCGACTTTATTCAAGATGGCTAGCCGAGAGAAGGGGGGTAGTGAGAAAAGTGGAggtgatgaggatgatgaacaCAAAGGAGACTTTGAAGGTCATGGTGACATTGAGGATAACAGAGATGATAAGGATAATAGGTATAATGAGGAGAGTGGAAACTATGAAGAGAATGGAGAccatgaggaggatgaggaaaaTCAGGATAGTcaggatgatgaggatgatgagaataACGAAGATGACTGGGGGAATAAGGGGAATTGGGGGAATGGGGACAGCGCCAGCGAACGTTCCGAGTTTGAGTGAACCGTACCTACATAAGGCAGCAATATAATCTGCGACTACAGTGAAAGGCGAAATGGGTCGCTACATTTAAATTATTAGTCCTGGCAAATTGCGGCGCTTTCTGTATTAACTACATGTAACTTTCCACCCGTGTTTACAGTGCCTCGATTAACAGGTATCATGCACAGCATCATTTCCTTGCAGAATGAGGCCACCTTGGTTATAATCACATTCCGCAACATAGGTACGGAGACACTGGATCTTTCTGATACAAACATGCATATACTCCACCGGCACTCGCgtgtcctcttttcttcttcgttttcTCACGGCGGTGGCTTTCAATTCACATAGATATGGGAGGGGAGAGGACAGAGACGTTTGACGGCATGTGAGGTTAGGGATGACAAGGGTTATTGTTGGTGCCTCCGGTGCATCGTGCTCGAATGGCTGGGAGGTCAAATGCAGGCATAACAGTAACAGCTAATTCGTCAAACGCATTGCAAATGAAGCCTACCTCAAATTTGTCGtcttaaaaaatatctttCTCGCAAATCTGCGTTGCTCAAACAAAATGAATCCAGCTACAGCGTCTACTTATATAATGAGATGGCATAGTCTCCTGCAACGTGGTATATTGCACGCCCGGTCCAGGCTTTGGTTatatcatcatcgccgcagATGAAACTCATCTAATGATGGAAAATTTTGAAGTTCAAAAGTACATGTCCCTAGGAGCCTATAGCGGTAGATGGAACATCGGTAGTTACATATAATAAGTAATCTTTTGAGTCATAAAGCATATACGCTGGGGTTATCCGCAATCTTCCAAACTTTCAGCCAATATTGGGGGGATTAAAAGCCACCGGATATTCTGGAAATTTTATGCTTTTGCTTGCGCCACTTGAGCCTATTTACATTTGTATATCAATAGCCAGGCTACCTCCTTTCTATCGCCTTTGTAAGTACATTTTCTCTTATACTGTTCACTCATTTATTTCAGTCTTCACCAGCTTGGGAATTTATTACCCAAAGTTCTTTACGAATAGAATTTCTCAAATATGGCGTCTCCTTCACCTATTCTTTCTCGAGAGAGGATCCTTCATGCTCTTCGAACGCTCATTGAATACGATCATAGAGTGCAGATGGTCCGCCGCTCAACTGATTTTCGCTGGCTTTACCAACCGAATATTGCAGATCTTGGCCTACTAGCCGCCGAAATGACTCATAAGCAAGCCAACGACTGTTTCAACAAGGCCACACCTATATACATCTTTTCAGCAAGGCGCTCATTCTACACGTCCTTACTCTTGAAATTGCTTCACAATTTCTTGTACACAAAATGGTATCGACCATATCGAAACGAGGTTGAATACAGGCGATTTTTGGCGAAAACGTTCCTTCCACAGCTCTTGCCCAGCGATCTACAGCCTGGTCCATTGGTCGATTTTGCTACCAAAGTGCATGACACTATTTGCAAGAGAGCACAAGCTGCTCAAGACGCAGTCAAAAGACTAGACCCAGATAATCTGGAAGAGCCATTAGATTCAAACCTTCCGGCTAACTGGTGGGATTGTGAGGGTCTAGATAAGCCTGGGATTATACAGAGCCAGAAAGGTTTTATATTACAGCCTTTATTCCAAGCAGTCATCATTTCTATAAGGCTTGAAGCATTCAATAAAGATACTGAATTGAGCCAAATTCCAGTTCTCCTTATTCGTACTGGAGTGGAAGAAGGGCTCAGTGCTCCCGTCTCATTTGATCCAATCGCTCACAAGATCAAAGGTTTCATCCATAGCTCTGGCGGAAAGACAGCAGCGCAAATGACGCTTGAAACGGCGGTAGAATTTGTCATTAGTTTGGAAAATCGGGAAATTGCAGCATTTGGATACCAGCCAAGTCCAGCAGTGTCTACCCAAAAGCTTCATGATGCTAGTAGTATAGGTGATTTAGATATCATGTACGAAGCTCGGAGGATGGGATGGGGCGATGAGGTATTGGCTGGGCCAAGCTCTCAATGGGTGGCGGATCCGGAAGAATCTATTACTTGGGAATCTGAATGTCCCTGGGTTGATAGGCACTATTTCCCTTGTTCTTCCTACATGCTCGCAAGAGCTATTGAGTTCGATAATAGATACCCTGAGGGGCCGCGAGGAATGCCTTGGAGAGGtggaaagcacttttaaatttaagcgTTTCTCAGGAAACAAACCATGGctctgttcttttctttgggatAGCAAAGTACTATGCATGCTCATATTGTATGatataagaagaaggaaCGATAGGTATTCTGCTTTATACGTTAGACGGCATTTAATATGGGATCCCTGACTTCTTAgttttgttgctgttgctatgTTTGGTCTTCGTTTTCGTCGTTGCTTTCGCTTTCGCTGCCGCTCTGTTctgattctttttcttcttccaaccTCAGTTTTGTTCTTGCTTTTCATAATGTCCGAAATAGCCACCGACGCTCTCATGCAAAGGCTCGCAGGAAAGGGCCAGGAATTATATAGCCAGCTTGCAACAGGTATTAGAACTAGAGGACGAATATATACTCCTTTTCCGGAGATAGCTCCAAAATATATCACAAAAATCGATGTTATACAGATGCCAGATGGCTCCAATGGTCGACAAGTCTCTCGGATGTTAGGGGCAGCTGGGCAGCCCACAGATCGATATCAATATATTGGAGTAAACAATGTTGATCAAGAGGGCCCAAAACCTTACTACGACTATGTACATCGCGACGGGAAATCTCTCCTTTGCTTCTATGATTTCGCCGAACTAGACACCAATGGACATGAACGCGTGCATTGGTCTGATCTAATGGCCGTTTGCTGCAGTCGAGTCGTGGGCGTTAATAGACGGCCAGATGTGGCAAATATCGAATTCATATGGAGACTAACCATAGTAAATGACGAGACAATAAGCATCATAAAAGCCGTCGACCAGCGACGAAGCCCTGACTTGAAGGCCAAGAATCGATATATTGATTTGACAAGTCAAGACGccgatttcttttctcttcttggtaCTGTGCACGGCAAAGGCCCCGCGAGGATGCTAGCAGCATACCCTCGATTCTTTGGATGCAAAATGATGCAGAGAGTGCGGATATATCCTCGTGATAGCCCACATGTCTGCTGGTTTTTAGAAATGGGGCCAGTACAGCCACCTGAGCCACCGCAGAATTCATCCCCACTGTCGCGAAAAGCACGGCGacatgagaagaagaggagtcAAAGTAGCCAATCTTCAATGGCATAGCCTACCAATCGCCTGGCATAGAGGCTAGAGTTATCGGCACGAGCCGGTCAAACCTCTATTTGAAGTAATTTTCTAAACCCCTTTTAGAGTGGAGGCGCTACAGACATAGTCTCTTGACGATAGTGATGCATTTGCAACGGGAGCACTGTTTATTAGAGGTATCCTGTTTGTCTTATTCAAGTTCTATATCATAGCACCAGTACTAAgactgcctctgctgcttccTTCTCTCGAGATCGATAAGTCCACTAATAAACATTCCCGGAAGTGACAATGTTCTCTGGCTatcgtcctcttctctcagAATTTTATAAGCCGTAATGAGGTACTGCTCGGCAAACTCGTTCCACAAGATCTTCTCAATCCTCGACTCTTGCAGCGGCCGAGGGAAATACGGATCGTTGAGCTTGATGGCTTCAACAGCCTTTGAAACGCCGTCTTGGTCCATCGTGATTGGCTGAACTTGATTAAAGTCTAGGAGCCAAAGGTCGGTGGTTCGAGTAAAGAAGTCTTCGTGGACGTAGGATGACGGCCCAGTATATGTCGGCCACCTGAGAGTTCTCATCTCCCGGCCGCTTAAACCGTGTGCAATCTTTTTCGACGAGCTTCCCAGAGCAAATTCCACATCCCGAGCATCAGTTTTGGCAGCCCAATGCATGATTGCCAGAGCAATGGCCATTCTTCCAGCCATTAATTTGACATCCAGATGAAGCTCCACCATCTGATTCAGGTGCAACTTGAAGTTTCGTAGCGAGAAATAGCGCCCTTGTCTTCCTTGCATTGAACCGAGATAGACTCGCACCAGGCAGTCTCTATTTGCCCCGTCATCACGTGCGGCCTGTTTGCATTGCACTGGGCAATACTTGTCAATCAATAGATTTCGAGTCTCCAGGGGCAATGGGAAAATCCGCTCGGTAACAAGGGCGCTTGTGGGCAGGTTGCAGACTGGTTCAGCTGCCTCTACAAGCGTGGGATTCCGGTCAAAGTAAGGGTCTCCTCTTGGGACAAAGTAGTAGCAGGCCGGTATCACGACTCCTGTAAAGTTCCAATTGCGAAATTCGTCGGCAATAGAGGCATGCATACAATTGTCGTTCCACAACTGCTCGTCGTCGGTCTTGGCTAGCTTGATCACGAAGGGCTGACCGTCTTGGGCAAAGATGGCACCACAAGCACCGGCACCAATCTTTCTGTAAGGATCATTGGTGTCTTTTTGGGCAACGTGCTTGGTATCTAAGAACTTGGCGAAGACGTGGTTCCTAAGGGCAAGTTTCCTGCTAAGCTCCAACTCGACACTAGTGAGGAATGAAGTCTCTCGCGAGAGGTCTGAGGGGATATCTTCGGTGACAGTGCTTAAGAAAGACAGTAATGACGCAGGAAGAGTGTTGAAACTAGAATTCAAACGACTTCCTTTGAATGAATCCATGTTGCGTGGCTGTATCAATAATTGCTGATCCTGAAATCTGATGTTTTCAAGTGTCAAGGCGGGCATATGAGACGTAGTAACGAAAAGCATAAACAGACTGGACGCCGGAGGGCAAGCACCTTTATACCAAGCATACCAAAAATATGCTTCGATTATAAATAGTGACTTTCCACGCATTTTAACGGTAATAGAATACGGAAGGAGCAGAT
Proteins encoded:
- a CDS encoding uncharacterized protein (EggNog:ENOG41); translation: MDSFKGSRLNSSFNTLPASLLSFLSTVTEDIPSDLSRETSFLTSVELELSRKLALRNHVFAKFLDTKHVAQKDTNDPYRKIGAGACGAIFAQDGQPFVIKLAKTDDEQLWNDNCMHASIADEFRNWNFTGVVIPACYYFVPRGDPYFDRNPTLVEAAEPVCNLPTSALVTERIFPLPLETRNLLIDKYCPVQCKQAARDDGANRDCLVRVYLGSMQGRQGRYFSLRNFKLHLNQMVELHLDVKLMAGRMAIALAIMHWAAKTDARDVEFALGSSSKKIAHGLSGREMRTLRWPTYTGPSSYVHEDFFTRTTDLWLLDFNQVQPITMDQDGVSKAVEAIKLNDPYFPRPLQESRIEKILWNEFAEQYLITAYKILREEDDSQRTLSLPGMFISGLIDLERRKQQRQS
- a CDS encoding uncharacterized protein (EggNog:ENOG41); the protein is MSTTTYQTMLAENSQKINLKSSLANPNGTRTPKAAPKGYEVADQRVVQIYPLEKENATPSSENNKLNASLDVDIVFVPGLGADPVQSWSSNDSTFNWMKDETGLQSKYPRARLLLFKYESAYLGGFKVRQYIENLADTLLVELKAKRETCRSRPIVFIGHSMGGLIIAKAIVLASSDVGTSREIFNTTTGCIFFGTPFRGASIFSSISTYARSAEKENKGAVHSTLLDLLQPENGELRQLRIDFTRLASRNNQTISCHCFWEQDQSDISKLRSLIAELKGVDPQIFNLPDGNYITFVRQESATLENCKNTGLHSDHRGLVKIDSCKEGGAWTQINEHLREIVDGAQSAVKSRLNAVRGIDLSKLSAALNALEGGQVERKEEALLKSFAPSSWLSSEDEYKSWLQGEKPVDCLFVQGREGRGKTSATLAALEGIRKEQDAKRNFDGEYMLAYFFCDVESNHSTAEDVLKSLVRQLLIQKETLAPHTEKFAKQQKKDDKKKQIGAKVSVENLWQSLQGMLSDELIGNRVYLVLNNLHVLPAESESTKKLKDCINVELSTDQPQRHAKIRWFITSRNLHGIPNASDNADCVQIIDLEDSKHKSKVQNELEKHAKKMVSALGEKKNYNKALSYFASSLIGRRAQNTQWIDILCIQLEELSTNSDLTVRDILESTPQDLKSLLNQAWQQIFQLNKEKAGEIRELLRTMVLTYEDPTEMELGVLAGFSSTVEERVQLHKLIEQCKPLLSIHLDDETNPKISFINLVVKTHLLDNAKTLLGLSEEGIKWQQGVLAHRCLSHLKALFNYPEQEQTPDPPAVEADESPEEEQSPEEEQNTISPEQKEVLEKITQDKASAYAVKHWLHHASKATLDIAEELSFDEEFWKPSSLVRRRWLAGYCCLTDVLRGFQYEHFNTLHVAASIGFSRLVGTLIRNGYKDEITKRDEMFNTPLHLAAYYGRLNTVEELLTSGAPVDDCADLGHATPLSMAAAGGQVSVMQKLLDRGANPNAADRDIGPVINAAITSGNVSAVKLLVEYDKEKVSFAKYEDDGERKDGDENGDGDDEMPSPLGLAAVLADDEMFNFLMDRFQGKIPFMDYLEALASAAAAGRDVIFKSLLDNAPESDQLEGVYQTIFDIVDDYPNWDIFRLLLEKCKGMDINVGKLFFAAATSNQKQDEMVERAWAFSGESISQEILDNALYQATDGEKETTVKLLLGYGANPNAPGEKYGNALTASAFDGTINIIRLLLQANADPNSPDGWALQIAAGQGHKEIVEELLQHGANVNALTENQNFPQGSAMQAACESGRLEIVQLLLEHGANPNSGSGIDSPPIIAAARRGEAEILDVLVKAGADLNIFGGPDKSTPLINAAAFLPTTSLRTLLDAGADINLADEDGDTALIISAFRGDVEAVEFLLENDADIMHFNNENINALIAAYQNQQSECLEKLIVACSAVLLCFKNLMVEHKVDLSTLFKMASREKGGSEKSGGDEDDEHKGDFEGHGDIEDNRDDKDNRYNEESGNYEENGDHEEDEENQDSQDDEDDENNEDDWGNKGNWGNGDSASERSEFE
- a CDS encoding uncharacterized protein (EggNog:ENOG41); this translates as MASPSPILSRERILHALRTLIEYDHRVQMVRRSTDFRWLYQPNIADLGLLAAEMTHKQANDCFNKATPIYIFSARRSFYTSLLLKLLHNFLYTKWYRPYRNEVEYRRFLAKTFLPQLLPSDLQPGPLVDFATKVHDTICKRAQAAQDAVKRLDPDNLEEPLDSNLPANWWDCEGLDKPGIIQSQKGFILQPLFQAVIISIRLEAFNKDTELSQIPVLLIRTGVEEGLSAPVSFDPIAHKIKGFIHSSGGKTAAQMTLETAVEFVISLENREIAAFGYQPSPAVSTQKLHDASSIGDLDIMYEARRMGWGDEVLAGPSSQWVADPEESITWESECPWVDRHYFPCSSYMLARAIEFDNRYPEGPRGMPWRGGKHF